A region from the Rhodamnia argentea isolate NSW1041297 chromosome 7, ASM2092103v1, whole genome shotgun sequence genome encodes:
- the LOC125315987 gene encoding LOW QUALITY PROTEIN: uncharacterized protein LOC125315987 (The sequence of the model RefSeq protein was modified relative to this genomic sequence to represent the inferred CDS: inserted 2 bases in 1 codon), which yields MKFLAGEEEADKLFGSKEHEQCYKALLARGIMPNRLVDSDFFERNDEDVYKELSGNLDLSRANKPHIEHHHFPPRTIIPHKVIINCLRPKGSSKTDISSGSGVVRLARMSNRDRGTRRASSSRAQVVEDPRVDGVLRALEQIGNMMGRQSEERAATVAQQAQERAANVAQAAEGCIAAVNMVNGNNGNNGNNGRGNGGGNAHGNENRLMGRLVEQFMKLKPSKFDGKGDPEAAPRWIEELEKAFEVLGCTEVEKATKGRVFPEGTVPNWTAFAEAFNAKYFSEAAQEQKLVEFQNLRQNQMTIDQHEAEFSRLSKYAPRIVENPVDRARRFRDGLRSDLRSQLVLLNLKDYDELYERGRLVERDMRERGITFGPQFTPARDNRHFGKRHVTDNRRFIPSVKKNIGKPTYQANWTCRLCGRKHGNGPCPSKMGVCYSCGQPGHHKRNCPNLAAGTRFQVQRPRAGPQVGAIPLANLNRPPNQGKVYAVARKEAENAPGVVTASHSFVSAQFADLAEMELKPLDVILHVITPLKDKVLVSLGCQNCKIVIGGSEESIDLAVLAMYDFDVIIGMDWLGKQKAVVDCGSGVIQFHPIGRPRFEFAGSRGGISIPLISLLEVTKLIDEGCEAYLAVVVDSTIEETKLDGIAVVHEFRDVFPQELPGLPPEREVEFVIELAPVKNKYPLPRIDDLFDRLQGASVFSKFDLRTGYHQLRIEKEDIPKTAFRTRYGHYEFTNMPFGLTNAPAAFMDLMHRVFKEYLDQFVIVFIDDILIYSRTSTPLTRLTKKETRFEWTDKCERSFQELKHKATTAPVLTIPSGPGGYEIYSDASLKGLGCVLMQNGRVVAYASRRLRPHEMNYPTHDLELAAIIFYLFSHKELNMRQRRWMELLKDYDCDILYHPGKANKVADALSRKSSIAHLMVKEWTLLEGVRDSKFKFEVCHLSSLMATLRVEPEIQERIKALQSTDHDIQKILEMDANKRKPDFQVSEDRILKFRGRLCVPDDKELKERILSEAHRSNYSIHPGSTKMYQNLRQHYRWNGMKVDVAKHVAKCLTCQQVKAQHCKPGGMLQPLEIPEWKWEHITMDFVMGLPRSQRGHDSIWIGMDRLTKSAHFSGVRKDFAMDRYAELYMRQIVRLHGVPXKITSDRDPKFTATFRKSLQDAMGTKLHFSTAYHPRTDGRSERTIRTLEDMLRACVIDFKGGWEEHLHLVEFAYNNNYQQSIGMAPFEALYGRACGTPVSWDEVGERSIMGPELVEQFVEAVKVIRERLKTARSRQKSYADKRRRPLEFQVGDHVFLKVSPMRGLSRFGKKGKLSPRYVGPFEILERIGNLAYRLALPPSLSWVHNVFHVSMLRKYEPDPTHVLDHEIIEVDDRVSYVESPIRIKDRKEQVLRNKTIPLVKVIREHHGIEGATWENENKMRRPHPHLF from the exons atgaagtttttggctggTGAAGAAGAGGCGGACAAGCTGTTCGGATCGAAAGAACATGAACAGTGCTACAaggcactacttgctagaggcaTTATGCCTAACAGACTTGTTGACTCTGACTTCTTTGAGAGGAATG atgaagatgtctataagGAGCTGTCGGGCAACCTTgatctttcaagagccaacaagccacacattgagcatcaccacttccctcCGAGGACCATCATACCGCATAAGGTGATTATCAACtgcctaagaccaaagggttcctcaaaaacagataTCTCAAG tggttcaggtGTGGTGAGATTAGCGAGGATGAGCAATCGGGATAGAGGTACAAGAAGAGCCTCTAGCTCAAGAGCACAAGTGGTTGAAGACCCAAGAGTAGATGGGGTCCTTAGAGCGCTAGAACAGATTGGGAATATGATGGGCAGGCAGTCTGAAGAACGAGCTGCCACTGTCGCCCAACAGGCTCAAGAGAGGGCTGCCAATGTTGCCCAAGCTGCTGAAGGCTGCATTGCTGCCGTGAATATGGTGAATGGGAACAATGGGAATAATGGAAATAATGGTCGTGGTAACGGAGGTGGTAATGCCCATGGTAACGAAAATCGCTTGATGGGTCGGTTAGTAGAACAGTTCATGAAGCTGAAGCCATCCAAGTTTGATGGCAAGGGAGATCCCGAGGCTGCCCCTAGATGGATCGAGGAATTAGAAAAGGCCTTTGAAGTTTTAGGGTGCACCGAGGTTGAAAAA gccactaagggaagagttttccccgAAGGCACCGTGCCAAATTGGACCGCCTTTGCTGAGGCCTTTAATGCAAAGTATTTCTCGGAGGCGGCCCAAGAACAGAAGCTGGTTGAATTTCAGAACCTCCGCCAGAATCAGATGACAATTGATCAGCATGAAGCTGAGTTCTCCAGATTGTCCAAGTATGCTCCAAGAATAGTTGAGAACCCCGTGGATAGGGCAAGGAGGTTTAGAGATGGACTGAGGTCCGATCTTCGCAGCCAGCTAGTGCTTCtgaatttgaaagattatgatgAGCTGTACGAAAGAGGCCGGTTGGTAGAACGGGACATGAGAGAAAGAGGAATCACATTTGGACCACAATTTACTCCCGCTAGGGATAATCGTCACTTTGGCAAGAGGCATGTGACCGACAATAGGCGTTTCATCCCTTCTGTCAAGAAGAATATTGGGAAGCCAACATATCAAGCTAACTGGACTTGTCGGCTTTGTGGACGGAAGCATGGGAATGGGCCTTGCCCAAGCAAGATGGGAGTATGCTATAGCTGTGGCCAGCCTGGCCACCATAAGAGGAATTGCCCAAATCTAGCTGCGGGAACTCGGTTTCAAGTGCAACGACCTCGGGCGGGACCTCAAGTTGGAGCTATTCCGTTGGCTAATCTAAATAGGCCGCCAAATCAAGGAAAAGTATATGCTGTGGCGCGCAAGGAGGCGgagaatgcgcccggcgtgGTCACTG catcgcattcttttGTGTCTGcacaatttgctgatttggccGAAATGGAATTGAAACCGTTGGATGTGATATTGCATGTTATCACCCCTTTAAAGGATAAGGTGCTAGTCTCGTTAGGATGCCAGAATTGTAAGATAGTTATTGGTGGTAGCGAAGAGTCGATAGACTTAGCAGTATTggccatgtatgactttgatgttattattggtatggattggttgggtaagCAAAAGGCTGTAGtggattgtggtagcggggtgatccaattccaTCCGATTGGTCGccctagatttgaatttgcaggaagtcgaggaggaatctcgatccctttgatctcgttacttgaggtgactaagttgatagatgaaggatgtgaagcttaTCTAGCTGTTGTGGTTGATTCGACAATTGAAGAGACTAAGCTAGATGGTATAGCTGTGGTGCATGAATTTcgcgatgtctttcctcaagaattaccgggattgccacccgaaagggaagtagagtttgtgattgagttagctCCCG tcaagaataagtatccgttgccaaggatagaCGATTTGTTCGATCGGTTGCAAGGAGCGTCGGTATTCTCCAAGTTTGACTTAAGGACGGGTTACCATCAATTAAGGATCGAAAAGgaagatataccgaagacggctTTTAGGACGAGGTATGGGCACTATGAGTTTACAAATATGccgtttggattgactaatgccccagccgcttttatggacttgatgcatcgagtattcaaggagtatttggatcaGTTTGTTATCGTATTCATAGATGATATTTTGATTTACTCAAGGACTT CTACTCCATTGACAAGGTTAACTAAGAAGGAAACGCGGTTTGAGTGGACAGAtaagtgtgaaaggagttttcaagaacttaagCATAAGGCGACGACCGCACCAGTATTGACTATTCCTTCCGGTCCTGGAGGTTATGAGATTTATAGTGACGCGTCCCTAAAGGGATTAGGATGCGTATTAATGCAGAATGGAAGAGTTGTTGCTTATGCATCACGACGgttaagacctcatgagatgaactacccaacgcatgatttggagttGGCAGCTATTATCttt TATTTGTTTTCCCATAAGGAGCtaaatatgaggcaacgtcgatggatggaattacttaaagattatgattgtgatatcCTATATCACCCCGGGAAGGCAAATAAGGTAGCGGACGCCCTTAGTAGAAAATCAAGCATCGCGCATTTGATGGTTAAGGAATGGACTTTACTTGAAGGAGTAAGGGATTCGAAATTTAAGTTTGAGGTTTGTCATCTTTCAAGTTTGATGGCTACCTTGAGGGTTGAACCCGAGATTCAAGAGAGGATTAAGGCATTGCAATCTACGGACCACGACATCcaaaagattttggaaatgGATGCAAATAAGAGGAAACCTGACTTTCAAGTATCCGAGGATCGGATCTTGAAGTTTCGTGGACGATTGTGCGTACCTGACGATAAGGAGCTTAAGGAAAGGATTTTGTCGGAAGCTCATCGAAGTAACTATAGTATTCATCCGGGTAGCACAAAGATGTATCAGAACTTGCGACAACACTACCGGTGGAAcggaatgaaggtggatgtagCTAAGCACGTGGCAAAGTGTTTAACATGCCAACAAGTgaaagcacaacattgtaagcccggTGGTATGCTGCAACCCttggagattcccgagtggaaatgggaacatatcaCCATGGATTTCGTTATGGGTTTACCTAGAAGTCAGAGAGGGCATGATTCGATTTGGATAGGCATGGATAGATTGACCAAGTCTGCACATTTCTCGGgcgtgcgaaaggatttcgccatGGATAGATATGCAGAGTTATACATGCGCCAGATAGTCCGCCTGCATGGAGTCCC GAAGATTACGTCGGATAGGGATCCTAAATTCACCGCGACTTTCCGGAAAAGTCTTCAAGATGCCATGGGAACAAAGCTGCATTTTAGTACGGCATATCATCCTCGGACCGATGGACGATCCGAGAGGACAATTCGGACATTGGAGGATATGCTTCGTGCATGTGtaatagatttcaaaggaggttgggaagaacatTTGCATTTAGTAGAGTTCGCCTACAATAACAATTACCAACAGAGCATcgggatggcaccatttgaggcattgtaCGGCAGAGCTTGCGGGACTCCAGTGTCTTGGGATGAggttggtgaaagaagtataATGGGTCCAGAATTAGTTGAACAGTTTGTCGAGGCAGTGAAggttattagagaaagacttaagaccgcTCGTAGTCGTCAAAAGAGCTATGCTGATAAGCGACGTAGGCCCTTGGAATTTCAAGTaggagatcatgtcttccttaaagtgtcgccaatgcgaggactatctcgatttggaaagaaaggaaagctaagtccaAGGTATGTAGGTCCTTTCGAGATACTAGAAAGAATTGGAAATTTGGCATATCGCCTTGCCTTGCCCCCGAGTTTGTCGTGGGTTCATAATGTATTTCATGTATCAATGCTGaggaagtacgaaccggacccgaCTCATGTGCTGGATCATGAAATCATTGAAGTGGACGATAGAGTGTCTTATGTGGAAAGCCCAATTCGAATCAAAGACAGAAAGGAGCAAGTCCTGAGGAATAAGACGATTCCGCTAGTCAAGGTAATCCGGGAGCACCATGGAATAGAAGGAGCCACATGGGAGAACGAGAACAAGATGAGGCGTCCGCACCCCCACTTGTTTTAG